GAATTCAGTGTTATTGTTATTAACTGTTCTTGTTGTGTGCAAGGTTTGGCTATCCCAGTTATTTTAATGGTAGGAGTATGTAGGGATATAGGAACACTGTGTAgattaatgaaaaattattgaGAAATAAATCAAGCCATGCATTAGCAGAATAAGATGGGTGGTTTTTTTAGTGAGTAGGagccagaaaataataaatacaaaccCCACCGATATATAGGATGTTAAATAGAGGGTTTGGCTTCATTTTGACAGTTAGTGtaatttattgttattttactcttaatttgaaaagaacttacagaaataatattttgctgTTGCCTTGAGATGATTACAGTCCAGGCAGATGACATGGAGATTGAGTAAATATATCCAGTGAAGTTAGAGAAAGGTTTCCCATTAATTGCACCATGCTTTTTATTTGGGGCAAAGAAGCCCAGAAAGTGTGCgattaaagaaaatatcttttttaatGTGACCATTTGGCCTTGAGAACATGCAGATGGGCAGTTAAGGCCTCCTGGGAGGGCCCCGTCCATGAATGTTTTCAGGACTGAGGTTTTAGAGTAGAGGTGGCAATACCTATCTTGCTTTTCATGTTGGAAACTGCCTTGTGTATGTTTGCAGCTAATGGAACAGGATAATTTTTCTTGTGTACTGCTTAGGTATCCTTATCACCATGCTGGATGTGGGAAAGATTAAAGGATAAAAAGAGTTTGAGAATGTTTATTTCAGTTACTTTCACAATAAGAAACAAAGAATGTTAAGTGTGCACATGCTGTTCTCTCAGCCCGAATATCTTATGTGTTCTGttgtatttctttcctttaggcctttctctgagctctgcctgtccCACAGCCATACGTATTAGATGACTTTGGGACTCGTTTTCCACCAACGATGAAGGGATTATCCGGCAGCCGCAGTCACCATCACGGGGTTGCCTGTGACCCTGCATGTGACAGCCTGCCACACCACCAGGACAGGAAGCCATATTTGTTAAACCCGGTGGACCCCCACCCCGCAGACCACCCTTACTACACTCAAAGGAACTCTTTCCAGGCCGAGTGCATGGTGCCCTACAACGAACAGATTGCCAGCAGCACGTTTCCCAGGAGGCATTACAGCTCCCACCACGAACTCAAGGACGAGTGTGCTCTGGTTCCCCACGGAACTGCCAACAAGACCAACCGCATTCCTGCCAACCTCTTGGACCAGTTTGAGCGGCAGCTGCCCCTGAATCGGGATGGCTACCACACTCTGCAGTACAAGCGAACTGCCATGGAGCACCGCAGCGACAGCCCGGGCAGGATCCGGCACCTGGTTCACTCGGTCCAAAAGCTCTTCACCAAGTCCCACTCCCTGGAAGGACCATCCAAGGGGAGCGTCAATGGGGGGAAAGCAAGCCCGGAGGAGTCACAGACGATGAGGTATGGGAAGCGCAGCAAGAGTAAGGAAAGGCGATCAGAAGGTAAGCCCAGATCCAATGCATCAGGATGGTGGAGTTCAGATGACAACTTGGACAATGATGTTTGCATTTATCATGGTCCCAGTGGGGTCATGACCATGGGAAGATGCCCTGATCGCTCTTCTTCCCAATACTTTATGGAAGCCTATAACACTATTAGCGAGCATACTGTGAAGTCCTCCAGAAGCAATAATGATGTCAAATGCTCTACCTGTGCAAACCTGCCTGTGAATTTGGACTCCCAGTTAATGAAGAAAAGCTCTTGGTCCTCTACATTAACCGTGAGCAGAGCCCGTGA
This Haemorhous mexicanus isolate bHaeMex1 chromosome 1, bHaeMex1.pri, whole genome shotgun sequence DNA region includes the following protein-coding sequences:
- the LOC132326056 gene encoding disks large-associated protein 1-like, translated to MKGLSGSRSHHHGVACDPACDSLPHHQDRKPYLLNPVDPHPADHPYYTQRNSFQAECMVPYNEQIASSTFPRRHYSSHHELKDECALVPHGTANKTNRIPANLLDQFERQLPLNRDGYHTLQYKRTAMEHRSDSPGRIRHLVHSVQKLFTKSHSLEGPSKGSVNGGKASPEESQTMRYGKRSKSKERRSEGKPRSNASGWWSSDDNLDNDVCIYHGPSGVMTMGRCPDRSSSQYFMEAYNTISEHTVKSSRSNNDVKCSTCANLPVNLDSQLMKKSSWSSTLTVSRAREVYQKASVNMDQTVVKAETCQQERSCQYLQVPQDEWSGYTPRGKDDEIPCRRMRSGSYIKAMGDDDSGDSDTSPKPSPKIAARRESYLKATQPSLTELTTLKISSEHSPKLQIRSHSYLRAVSEVSINRSLDSLDPAGLLTSPKFRSRNESYMRAMSTISQVSEMEVNGQFESVCESVFSELESQAVEALDLPMPGCFRMRSHSYVRAIEKGCSQDDECISLRSSSPPRTTTTVRTIQSSTVQTIQALLEEEILV